A single window of Acidobacteriota bacterium DNA harbors:
- a CDS encoding serine/threonine-protein kinase codes for MTPERWEQIGNLYEAASALSAAPRAAFLAQACAGDAELRREIEAMLAAEQSVGDFIAAPAMRDAAQLVSAQPQGLRIGQRLGHYELLAFVGAGGMGEVYAAQDTRLGRKVAVKVLPAALARDDERLRRFEQEARAVGMLNHPNILTLHDVGTHETVPYLVSELLAGETLRTWLKRGPLPPRKAVEFALQIARGLAAAHERGLVHRDLKPENIFITTDERVKILDFGLAKLVPPRFKAAAETSAASAATNDTLRKLAAEEVQTNPGMVLGTVGYMAPEQVRGGEADQRADIFAFGVILYELFAGERPFRGATAVETMNAILNHEPPELPALQRAQAPGLERIIHRCLEKRPEQRFQSVSDLGFALEALTTSGLPSAEAVTLRQEAASVGWWRRFTAVQWVWFCVACAALAFGAGYFTSSFKRATPPAETLRLSLAPPDKVTRMSDPVLAPDGRRLVFSAATEGNRSSLWLRPLSSLGAQPLAGTEGASAPFWSPDGQSLGFFAQGKLKRLALNGESPVTLADAPSPRGGAWNRDGVILFVPHPSAGIQRITAAGGAAATLTTPDAARQESNHQWPSFLPDGGHYLYLVTGQQASETGIYVAALDGSARRRLLSATSPALYAKGARGGALLFMRDGALYAQAFDAAARQLRGEPERLAEQLAGGAFGRGGFSVSANGVLAYATGNPANNRQQPAWFDRTGKQLGELGSVNRYLGASLAPDETRLVTARPDPAAGAADLWVLDLARGTELRFTFDPANDMFPLWSPDSSRLAWVSTRDGASSLYQKAANGAGQDELLFRSGQQKFPTDWAADGRLILFQDSAPQTKWDVWALPLEGTHKPYALLQSAFNETGGRLSPDERWLTWVSDESGSNEVYVQGFAANALTGGKWQVSIKGGDQPRWRNDGKELFYVAADGKLMAVAVQSQGAAFKPGAPNELFDLRALKTAGRGYEVSSDGRKFLLVTNLEDAATAPFTIVLNWLE; via the coding sequence ATGACGCCTGAACGCTGGGAACAAATCGGCAATCTTTACGAAGCGGCGAGCGCCTTGTCAGCCGCGCCGCGCGCCGCGTTTCTCGCGCAGGCTTGCGCCGGTGACGCCGAGTTGCGCCGCGAGATCGAAGCCATGTTGGCGGCGGAACAGTCGGTGGGCGATTTCATTGCCGCGCCCGCCATGCGCGACGCGGCGCAGTTGGTCAGCGCCCAGCCGCAGGGCTTGCGCATCGGCCAGCGGCTCGGCCATTACGAATTGCTCGCGTTTGTCGGCGCGGGCGGCATGGGCGAAGTTTACGCCGCGCAGGACACACGGCTGGGGCGCAAGGTCGCCGTCAAGGTCTTGCCCGCCGCGCTGGCGCGCGATGACGAACGCTTGCGCCGCTTCGAGCAGGAAGCGCGTGCCGTCGGCATGCTCAACCATCCGAACATCCTCACACTGCACGATGTCGGCACGCACGAAACCGTGCCCTATCTCGTGTCGGAATTGCTCGCGGGCGAAACGCTGCGCACCTGGCTCAAACGCGGCCCGCTGCCGCCCCGCAAAGCAGTTGAGTTCGCCTTGCAAATCGCGCGCGGGCTGGCGGCGGCGCACGAACGCGGCCTCGTCCATCGTGATCTGAAACCCGAAAACATCTTCATCACCACCGACGAACGAGTAAAGATTCTCGATTTCGGTTTGGCCAAACTCGTGCCGCCGCGTTTCAAAGCGGCGGCTGAAACCAGCGCGGCGAGCGCGGCGACGAACGACACGCTGCGCAAACTGGCGGCGGAAGAGGTGCAAACCAATCCGGGCATGGTGCTGGGCACGGTGGGTTATATGGCGCCCGAACAGGTGCGCGGCGGCGAGGCCGACCAGCGCGCCGACATCTTTGCGTTCGGCGTGATTCTGTATGAGCTTTTCGCGGGTGAGCGGCCCTTTCGCGGAGCGACGGCAGTTGAAACGATGAACGCGATTCTCAACCACGAACCGCCGGAACTGCCCGCGCTACAACGCGCACAAGCGCCGGGGCTGGAACGCATCATTCACCGCTGTCTCGAAAAGCGCCCGGAGCAGCGCTTTCAATCGGTCAGCGATTTGGGCTTTGCGCTCGAAGCCTTGACAACGTCAGGCTTGCCTTCAGCCGAAGCCGTCACGCTGCGGCAGGAGGCGGCCTCCGTTGGCTGGTGGCGGCGTTTTACCGCTGTTCAATGGGTTTGGTTTTGTGTCGCCTGTGCCGCGCTCGCGTTCGGCGCGGGTTATTTCACCAGCTCTTTCAAACGCGCCACGCCGCCAGCCGAAACGCTGCGGCTCTCGCTTGCGCCGCCCGACAAAGTCACGCGCATGAGCGATCCGGTGCTGGCACCCGATGGCCGCCGCCTCGTTTTCAGCGCCGCCACCGAAGGCAATCGCTCGTCGTTATGGCTGCGCCCCTTGAGTTCATTGGGCGCGCAACCACTGGCAGGCACCGAAGGAGCCAGCGCGCCGTTCTGGTCGCCCGACGGGCAAAGCCTCGGTTTTTTTGCGCAAGGCAAACTCAAACGCCTCGCGCTCAACGGCGAATCGCCGGTCACGCTGGCCGACGCGCCCAGCCCGCGCGGTGGCGCATGGAATCGTGACGGCGTCATCCTGTTTGTGCCTCATCCGAGCGCAGGCATACAGCGCATCACGGCGGCGGGGGGGGCGGCGGCGACGTTGACCACGCCCGACGCCGCGCGGCAAGAGAGCAACCATCAATGGCCCAGCTTTTTGCCCGACGGAGGCCATTACCTTTATCTGGTCACCGGCCAACAAGCGAGCGAAACAGGCATCTATGTCGCCGCGCTCGACGGCAGCGCGCGGCGGCGGTTGCTGAGTGCGACCTCGCCCGCGCTGTATGCCAAAGGCGCGCGCGGCGGCGCATTGCTGTTTATGCGCGACGGCGCGTTGTACGCGCAAGCATTCGATGCGGCCGCGCGCCAGTTGCGCGGCGAACCGGAACGCCTGGCCGAACAGTTGGCGGGCGGCGCGTTCGGACGCGGCGGCTTTTCGGTTTCAGCCAACGGCGTATTAGCGTATGCCACCGGCAACCCGGCGAATAATCGTCAGCAGCCCGCCTGGTTCGACCGCACCGGCAAGCAACTCGGCGAACTCGGTTCGGTCAATCGCTATCTCGGCGCGAGTCTGGCACCCGATGAAACGCGGCTCGTCACGGCGCGGCCCGATCCGGCAGCGGGCGCGGCGGATTTGTGGGTGCTCGATCTGGCGCGCGGTACCGAATTGCGTTTCACTTTCGATCCGGCCAATGACATGTTTCCGCTTTGGTCGCCCGACAGCAGCCGCCTCGCTTGGGTTTCGACGCGCGACGGCGCTTCGAGCCTTTATCAAAAGGCCGCGAACGGCGCGGGGCAGGACGAATTGCTGTTCCGCTCCGGCCAGCAAAAATTCCCCACGGACTGGGCCGCCGACGGACGGCTGATTCTCTTTCAAGACAGCGCGCCGCAAACGAAATGGGACGTGTGGGCGCTGCCACTCGAGGGCACGCACAAACCTTACGCACTGCTGCAATCGGCCTTCAACGAAACCGGCGGACGCCTTTCGCCCGATGAACGCTGGCTCACCTGGGTGTCGGACGAATCGGGCAGCAACGAAGTGTATGTGCAGGGCTTCGCCGCCAACGCGCTGACCGGCGGCAAGTGGCAGGTTTCCATCAAAGGCGGCGACCAGCCGCGTTGGCGCAACGACGGCAAGGAATTGTTTTATGTCGCGGCGGACGGCAAGCTGATGGCTGTCGCGGTGCAAAGTCAGGGCGCGGCGTTTAAGCCGGGCGCGCCGAATGAATTGTTTGATCTGCGCGCGCTCAAGACCGCAGGGCGCGGTTATGAGGTGTCGAGCGACGGGCGCAAATTCCTGCTGGTGACCAATCTCGAAGACGCCGCGACAGCGCCTTTCACCATCGTGCTGAACTGGCTCGAATAA
- a CDS encoding CRISPR-associated endonuclease Cas1 produces MCAIRPAYRYADDASAALIRGYEGQAASLYFEVFSLHLQQQRDDFAFTTRSKRPPGDVINCLLSYLYALGQRGPMSVRLAAVDLIHKNCYQMLVHYEVYSIHC; encoded by the coding sequence CTGTGCGCAATTCGACCAGCGTATAGATACGCGGATGACGCAAGTGCCGCACTGATTCGCGGCTATGAAGGGCAGGCGGCGAGTTTGTATTTCGAGGTGTTCAGTTTGCATTTGCAGCAACAGCGCGACGATTTCGCCTTTACGACGCGGTCGAAACGTCCGCCGGGCGATGTGATCAACTGTTTGCTGTCTTATCTGTACGCGCTCGGCCAACGAGGCCCGATGAGTGTTCGCCTTGCTGCTGTTGACTTGATACATAAGAACTGTTATCAGATGCTAGTTCACTATGAGGTCTACAGTATCCACTGTTGA
- the pobA gene encoding 4-hydroxybenzoate 3-monooxygenase, whose protein sequence is MRTQVGIVGAGPAGLLLAQLLRQQGIESIVIENRSRGYLEDRVRAGVLEQGSVATLVEAGVGGRLRQEGLLHHGLELSFAGRRQRINLHELTGGRAITVYGQQEVVKDLIEVRLAAAAPLYFEVEETSIHACDTEAPQVRFYHQGEPHEIQCDFIAGCDGFHGVCRPAIPAGALHIYERIYPFGWLGILAQSKPPAAELIYCRHERGFALFSMRTPDITRLYLQCAPDEDITHWPDARIWEELERRLGTTDLTLQEGAILQKGVTPLRSFVTEPMQYGNLFLAGDAAHIVPPTGAKGMNLAIADVRVLARAFAAFYQTGQRDLLADYSATCLRRVWRAEHFSWWMTSLLHRFPDATPFQQKLQLAELEYVVHSRAAATVLAENYVGLPFDV, encoded by the coding sequence ATGCGTACACAAGTCGGGATCGTCGGCGCCGGGCCAGCCGGATTGTTGTTGGCGCAGTTGCTGCGCCAGCAGGGCATCGAATCCATCGTCATCGAAAACCGCAGCCGTGGCTACCTCGAAGACCGCGTGCGTGCAGGTGTGCTGGAACAAGGCAGCGTGGCGACGCTCGTCGAAGCTGGCGTGGGGGGGCGCCTGCGGCAAGAGGGGCTGCTTCATCACGGCCTCGAACTCAGTTTCGCCGGACGCCGCCAGCGCATCAATCTGCATGAGTTGACGGGCGGGCGCGCCATCACCGTTTACGGCCAACAGGAAGTCGTCAAAGACTTGATCGAGGTGCGGCTCGCCGCCGCTGCGCCGCTATATTTTGAAGTCGAAGAAACATCCATTCATGCCTGCGACACTGAGGCGCCGCAAGTTCGCTTTTACCACCAGGGCGAACCACATGAGATTCAATGCGATTTCATCGCGGGTTGCGATGGCTTTCACGGTGTTTGCCGCCCCGCCATTCCGGCGGGCGCGTTGCATATTTATGAGCGCATTTATCCGTTCGGCTGGCTGGGCATTCTGGCGCAATCAAAACCGCCCGCCGCAGAGTTGATTTACTGCCGGCACGAACGCGGCTTTGCGCTCTTCAGCATGCGCACGCCCGACATCACACGGCTTTACCTGCAATGCGCGCCTGACGAAGACATTACGCACTGGCCCGACGCGCGCATTTGGGAGGAGCTGGAAAGACGGCTGGGCACGACTGATTTGACGTTGCAGGAAGGCGCGATCCTGCAAAAGGGCGTGACGCCGCTGCGCAGCTTTGTCACGGAGCCAATGCAATACGGCAACTTGTTTTTGGCGGGCGACGCCGCGCACATCGTGCCGCCGACGGGCGCGAAAGGGATGAATCTGGCAATTGCCGATGTGCGCGTGTTGGCGCGCGCCTTCGCGGCGTTTTACCAGACGGGCCAGCGGGATTTGCTGGCGGACTATTCGGCGACGTGTTTGCGTCGCGTCTGGCGCGCCGAGCATTTTTCGTGGTGGATGACGTCGCTGCTGCATCGCTTTCCCGACGCGACGCCGTTTCAGCAAAAGCTGCAATTGGCCGAATTGGAGTATGTCGTGCATTCGCGGGCGGCGGCGACGGTCTTGGCTGAAAATTATGTGGGGTTGCCGTTTGACGTCTGA
- the boxB gene encoding benzoyl-CoA 2,3-epoxidase subunit BoxB, with translation MSLYDRIPNNVNLADDVRLQRALEKWLPNYLSWWNEMGPDGFQQKDVYLRTAISVEPSGWAHFDYVKMPDYRWGIFLTPPAADATIGFGDNYGKPVYQEVPGEFRNALRRIIVTQGDTEPASVEQQRQLGHSCPSLYDLRNLFQVNVEEGRHLWAMVYLLHGYFGRDGREEAEELLQRRSGNPDKPRILQAFNQPCDDWLNFFAFTMFTDRDGKYQLAALAESGFEPLQRTCRFMLTEEAHHLSVGENGVGRVVERTAQLLKAGEVRALGGIPLDIVQKYINYWYSYSLDLFGGEISSNSAAFFAAGLKGRYEEQKRYDEHVAAAGSYQIEVLENGHWHCREVPLRNALNEVLRNEYGKDCARGLARWNKILADEDLTERLYLPSKRFHRHVGAYAGQHFDVHGTPLSAEEFARRSAAWLPTQADREYVQSLMTPVTAPGKIANWIAPPKTGINRLSFEFEYVRL, from the coding sequence ATGAGCCTTTACGACCGCATACCCAACAACGTGAATCTGGCTGACGATGTACGATTGCAACGCGCGCTGGAAAAGTGGCTGCCGAATTATTTGAGTTGGTGGAATGAGATGGGGCCGGACGGATTCCAGCAAAAAGATGTCTACCTGCGCACGGCGATCAGCGTCGAGCCGTCGGGCTGGGCGCATTTCGATTACGTCAAGATGCCCGATTATCGCTGGGGCATCTTTCTGACGCCGCCGGCGGCGGACGCAACAATCGGCTTCGGCGACAATTACGGCAAGCCTGTTTATCAGGAAGTGCCGGGCGAATTCCGCAATGCGCTGCGCCGCATCATCGTGACGCAGGGAGATACCGAACCCGCTTCTGTTGAGCAGCAGCGGCAACTCGGGCATTCCTGTCCGTCGCTGTACGACTTGCGCAATCTGTTTCAGGTGAACGTTGAGGAAGGCCGTCATTTATGGGCGATGGTGTATTTGCTGCACGGCTATTTCGGGCGCGATGGACGCGAAGAGGCGGAAGAGTTGTTGCAACGGCGCAGCGGCAATCCCGACAAACCGCGCATCCTGCAAGCCTTCAATCAACCGTGTGATGACTGGCTGAACTTTTTCGCGTTCACGATGTTTACAGATCGTGATGGCAAGTATCAATTGGCCGCGCTGGCCGAATCGGGCTTTGAGCCATTGCAGCGCACCTGCCGTTTTATGCTCACCGAAGAAGCGCATCACCTGTCCGTCGGTGAAAACGGCGTGGGGCGCGTCGTCGAACGCACGGCGCAGTTGCTGAAAGCGGGCGAGGTGCGCGCGTTGGGCGGCATTCCGCTCGACATCGTTCAGAAATATATCAACTACTGGTACAGCTATTCGCTCGATCTGTTTGGCGGCGAAATCAGTTCCAACTCAGCCGCCTTTTTTGCCGCCGGTTTGAAAGGACGATACGAAGAGCAGAAACGCTACGATGAGCACGTCGCGGCGGCGGGCAGCTACCAGATTGAAGTGCTGGAAAACGGCCACTGGCATTGCCGCGAAGTGCCGTTGCGCAATGCGCTCAACGAAGTCCTGCGCAATGAATACGGCAAGGATTGCGCGCGCGGGCTGGCGCGCTGGAACAAAATCCTTGCGGACGAAGATCTCACCGAACGGCTTTACCTGCCGAGTAAACGATTTCACCGGCACGTCGGGGCCTATGCCGGGCAGCATTTTGACGTTCATGGCACGCCGCTGTCGGCTGAGGAATTCGCGCGGCGCAGCGCCGCCTGGCTGCCGACGCAGGCGGATCGTGAATACGTGCAAAGCCTAATGACGCCGGTGACCGCGCCGGGCAAAATCGCCAACTGGATCGCGCCACCCAAAACCGGCATCAATCGCCTGTCGTTTGAATTTGAATATGTGCGGTTGTAG
- a CDS encoding c-type cytochrome, producing MIIKTLKRSLPLMAFALALAGMASRGVVNSQDDKPVEQVKKNIQVLKGMPDSQLRPLMNYFNAALGVRCNFCHTMKDGRIDFVSDEHEHKGIARQMIKMVQETNKNSFGGRNQISCFTCHQGRGIPAAAPTFPLAAPAGPPPGGPRPPGPGAPAAGAPPAGPPPAPPSAESVWDKYVLAVGGKEAAAKLKTRALTGTFTNGNNQTMKAEVKFAAPGKLLTTMLMTTPDGQTAEIVSATDGATGFAKDPRGVRALNPVELNDIKALADVLNAVKLSEPLPKLATGRGGRVNERATTVLRFEQNQTRTTLFFDAETGLLLRRIDTNPHFLGAIPQQYDFEDYKEVDGVKLPMTVRIYSVDNAITGTWKFTEVKHNVAFDGVKFTQ from the coding sequence ATGATTATCAAAACCCTCAAACGCAGCCTGCCGCTCATGGCTTTTGCGTTGGCGCTCGCGGGCATGGCCTCGCGCGGCGTCGTGAATTCACAAGACGACAAGCCGGTCGAACAGGTCAAGAAAAACATTCAAGTGCTCAAAGGCATGCCCGATTCGCAATTGCGTCCGCTGATGAATTATTTCAACGCGGCGCTGGGCGTGCGCTGCAATTTCTGCCACACCATGAAAGACGGCCGCATTGATTTCGTCAGCGACGAACACGAACACAAAGGCATCGCCCGCCAGATGATCAAAATGGTGCAGGAAACCAACAAGAACAGCTTCGGCGGCAGAAACCAAATTTCGTGTTTCACTTGCCATCAAGGCCGTGGAATTCCCGCCGCTGCGCCGACCTTCCCGCTGGCCGCGCCTGCGGGGCCGCCGCCGGGTGGCCCGCGTCCGCCAGGGCCGGGTGCTCCGGCTGCTGGTGCGCCGCCCGCAGGCCCGCCGCCCGCGCCGCCGAGCGCTGAATCGGTCTGGGACAAATACGTGCTGGCCGTCGGCGGCAAAGAGGCCGCCGCCAAGCTGAAGACCCGCGCGCTGACCGGCACGTTCACCAACGGCAACAACCAAACCATGAAAGCCGAAGTGAAATTCGCCGCGCCCGGCAAGCTGCTGACGACCATGCTGATGACAACGCCTGATGGCCAAACGGCTGAAATCGTCTCGGCGACGGATGGCGCGACGGGCTTTGCCAAAGACCCGCGCGGTGTGCGCGCGCTTAATCCGGTTGAGTTGAATGACATCAAAGCGTTGGCTGACGTATTGAACGCCGTCAAGCTGAGCGAGCCGCTTCCAAAACTCGCGACCGGCCGCGGCGGGCGCGTCAATGAGCGGGCGACGACGGTGCTGCGCTTCGAGCAAAACCAGACACGCACGACGCTGTTCTTCGACGCTGAGACCGGGTTGTTGTTGCGGCGCATTGATACGAACCCGCACTTCCTCGGCGCGATTCCGCAGCAATACGACTTTGAGGATTACAAAGAGGTGGACGGCGTCAAACTGCCCATGACAGTGCGCATCTATTCCGTAGACAACGCCATCACTGGCACCTGGAAGTTCACCGAAGTGAAACACAACGTCGCGTTCGACGGCGTGAAATTCACGCAATGA
- a CDS encoding sigma-70 family RNA polymerase sigma factor, protein MEKSTSPQITQLLLAWGAGDEAALAQLMPLVYAELRQVAARHLRRQRPGHTLQTTALVNEAYLRLIDSSQVRWQNRAHFFAVSAQLMRRILVDFARSRQNLKRGGGAQQVSLDEALAVAPERGADLLALDDALTRLAALNPRQAQVVELRYFGGLSEEESAEALKVSLRTVQRDWKLARLWLYRELNQVV, encoded by the coding sequence ATGGAAAAGTCTACGTCACCACAAATCACCCAACTCTTGCTCGCCTGGGGCGCAGGCGATGAGGCCGCGCTCGCCCAATTGATGCCGTTGGTTTACGCGGAATTGCGGCAGGTGGCGGCGCGGCATTTGCGGCGGCAGCGGCCCGGCCATACCTTGCAAACGACGGCGCTGGTCAACGAAGCCTATTTGCGGCTGATTGATTCGAGTCAGGTGCGCTGGCAAAACCGCGCGCACTTTTTCGCCGTCTCGGCGCAATTGATGCGGCGCATTCTGGTGGATTTCGCGCGTTCACGGCAGAACCTTAAACGGGGCGGCGGCGCGCAACAGGTTTCGCTCGACGAAGCGTTGGCCGTCGCGCCCGAACGCGGCGCCGATTTGCTGGCGTTGGATGACGCGCTGACGCGCTTGGCGGCGCTCAATCCGCGCCAGGCCCAGGTCGTCGAGTTGCGTTATTTCGGCGGCCTGAGCGAAGAGGAATCCGCCGAGGCGCTCAAGGTTTCGCTGCGCACCGTGCAACGCGATTGGAAACTGGCGCGGCTGTGGTTGTACCGTGAGTTGAATCAAGTCGTGTGA
- a CDS encoding carboxypeptidase regulatory-like domain-containing protein → MKSKSFNWLAVVFTVLIAAFTLQAQSLNTLRGQIVDETGALIPGAVVTLTGANGKPLTATANAVGEFALPNLAAGVYALRVAAEGFQPFAQKAVNVPLAGGPLKITLAIAAMNIVEEVKAEETGASVEPDQNLSAVVLGEDFIKTLPDNEDDLKQQLEALAGPGAGQGAQIMIDGFSGGRLPPRDAILQIRVNQNPYAAEFAQSGFGRIEIITKPGNDKWRGSASYNLRNSGLDARNAFARVKPEVAQNRYSFNLSGALIPKKMSFFANIERRGLEGSSAVNATTLDGVFVANVPAPNTSTSFNLRTDYLLNQRNTLNVSYNLFRNDSQNREFAVRFGGGGPGGGGPGGGGGGFGGGGLAVSGNYILPERGTNAVNNNQTLQIGETYIVNSNLLNEARLRFQHESGSAQPVTPSQVAINVLDAFNGGGSTVSNTTRGNNLEFQNYLTWTRKRHTLKGGVQFQYETNHNEDASNFNGTFTFSSLDQYRRVLAGETLSGLAAARYQYTVNRGATLLAYNRYEAAWFVQDDFRVKPTLTLSFGLRHEFQQYLQDKNNLAPRFGLAWSPFKDRKTTVRVGGGVFYTRLNGSLYENTLRYDGVRQQSIVIQNPSYPDPFAGDAALRITNTITRTLESNLRAPYTVNLSAAIERQLPKGLTGSLTYIYTRGLHQFRTRNINAPFTDADGAVTRPLGDVGNIYELESSARSQYHGLQFRLDRRLGRNFNVFSNYSLSFSRSDADGASALPANNYDLLNEWARAANDRRHTIFVGGRVSLPYGLSLSPFVSASSGAPYTITTGSDDNGDTSFNDRPLGLGRNTAQGPGNFNVNMNVSKTFSFGARKDTNGQAAQGGGGFGGGGGGRGGFGGPGGFGGPGGGGNEGSGRFNVQLTAQISNLLNRVNYGQFSGVLSSPYFGLPSSASAARQLELGVRFSF, encoded by the coding sequence ATGAAAAGCAAGAGTTTCAATTGGTTGGCGGTTGTCTTCACGGTTTTAATTGCGGCGTTCACGCTGCAAGCCCAAAGCCTCAACACCCTGCGCGGGCAAATCGTTGACGAAACCGGCGCGCTCATTCCCGGCGCGGTCGTGACGCTGACGGGCGCGAATGGCAAGCCGCTCACCGCGACGGCCAACGCCGTGGGCGAATTCGCGCTGCCCAATCTGGCGGCGGGCGTTTATGCGCTGCGCGTGGCGGCGGAAGGCTTTCAGCCCTTCGCGCAAAAGGCCGTGAATGTGCCGCTCGCGGGCGGGCCGTTGAAAATCACGCTGGCGATTGCCGCGATGAACATCGTCGAGGAAGTCAAAGCCGAGGAAACCGGCGCCTCAGTCGAGCCGGATCAAAACCTGAGCGCCGTCGTCCTGGGCGAAGATTTCATCAAGACGCTGCCCGACAACGAAGACGACCTCAAACAACAGCTCGAAGCGTTGGCCGGTCCGGGGGCAGGCCAGGGCGCGCAGATCATGATTGACGGCTTTAGCGGCGGACGGCTGCCGCCGCGCGATGCGATCCTGCAAATTCGCGTCAACCAGAACCCTTACGCCGCCGAATTCGCGCAATCGGGTTTTGGCCGCATCGAAATCATCACCAAGCCGGGTAACGACAAATGGCGCGGCAGTGCGAGCTACAACCTGCGCAATTCGGGGCTGGATGCGCGCAACGCCTTTGCCCGCGTCAAACCCGAAGTCGCGCAAAACCGCTATTCGTTCAACCTGAGCGGCGCGTTGATTCCGAAAAAGATGTCCTTCTTCGCCAACATCGAACGGCGCGGTTTGGAAGGCAGCAGCGCGGTCAACGCCACGACGCTCGACGGCGTCTTCGTCGCCAACGTGCCCGCGCCCAACACCAGCACGTCGTTCAATCTGCGCACGGATTACCTGTTGAATCAGCGCAACACGCTCAACGTCAGTTACAACCTCTTTCGCAACGACAGCCAGAATCGTGAATTCGCCGTGCGCTTTGGCGGCGGCGGGCCGGGCGGTGGTGGGCCGGGTGGCGGCGGAGGCGGTTTTGGCGGCGGCGGCTTGGCGGTGAGCGGCAATTACATCTTGCCCGAACGCGGCACAAATGCCGTGAACAACAACCAGACCTTGCAAATCGGCGAGACTTACATCGTCAACAGCAACCTGCTCAACGAGGCGCGTTTGCGCTTCCAGCACGAAAGCGGTTCGGCGCAACCGGTCACGCCCAGTCAGGTTGCCATCAATGTGCTCGACGCCTTCAACGGCGGCGGCTCGACGGTGTCGAACACGACGCGCGGCAACAATCTCGAATTTCAAAACTACCTGACCTGGACGCGCAAACGGCACACCCTCAAAGGCGGCGTGCAGTTTCAATACGAGACCAATCACAACGAAGACGCCAGCAATTTTAACGGCACCTTCACTTTCTCAAGTCTCGATCAGTATCGCCGCGTGCTGGCGGGCGAAACCCTAAGCGGGCTGGCGGCGGCGCGTTATCAATACACGGTCAATCGCGGCGCGACGTTGCTGGCTTACAACCGTTATGAAGCCGCCTGGTTTGTGCAGGACGACTTCCGCGTCAAACCCACGCTCACGCTCTCGTTCGGCTTGCGCCACGAGTTTCAGCAGTATTTGCAGGACAAAAACAATCTGGCGCCGCGCTTCGGCCTGGCCTGGTCGCCTTTCAAAGACCGTAAGACGACGGTGCGCGTGGGCGGCGGCGTCTTCTATACACGCCTCAACGGCAGCCTTTATGAAAACACTTTGCGTTACGACGGCGTGCGCCAACAGAGCATCGTCATTCAAAACCCGTCGTACCCCGACCCCTTTGCGGGCGACGCGGCGTTGCGTATCACCAACACGATCACGCGCACGCTGGAATCGAACCTGCGCGCGCCTTACACGGTCAATCTTTCCGCCGCCATCGAACGCCAATTGCCCAAAGGGCTGACGGGTTCGCTGACCTATATTTACACGCGCGGCCTGCACCAGTTCCGCACGCGCAATATCAATGCGCCTTTCACCGACGCGGACGGCGCCGTGACGCGCCCACTCGGCGATGTCGGCAACATTTACGAACTGGAATCATCGGCGCGTTCGCAATACCACGGCCTGCAATTCCGTTTGGATCGCCGCCTGGGGCGCAACTTCAACGTGTTTAGCAATTACTCGCTCTCGTTCAGCCGCAGCGATGCTGACGGCGCCAGCGCGCTGCCCGCGAACAATTACGACCTGCTCAACGAATGGGCGCGCGCGGCCAACGACCGCCGCCACACCATCTTTGTGGGTGGGCGCGTCTCGCTGCCTTACGGTCTGAGCCTTTCGCCGTTCGTGTCAGCTTCGTCGGGCGCGCCTTACACGATCACGACGGGCAGCGACGACAACGGCGACACGTCTTTCAATGACCGCCCGCTCGGCCTGGGCCGCAACACGGCGCAAGGCCCCGGCAATTTCAACGTGAACATGAACGTCAGCAAAACCTTCAGCTTCGGCGCGCGCAAAGACACGAACGGGCAGGCCGCGCAAGGCGGCGGCGGCTTTGGTGGTGGGGGCGGCGGACGCGGCGGGTTCGGCGGCCCCGGTGGTTTTGGCGGCCCCGGTGGTGGCGGTAACGAAGGCAGCGGACGATTCAACGTGCAGTTGACGGCGCAAATCTCAAACCTGCTCAACCGCGTCAACTACGGGCAATTCAGCGGCGTGCTGAGTTCGCCTTACTTCGGCTTGCCCAGCAGCGCGAGCGCCGCGCGGCAATTGGAACTCGGCGTGCGCTTCAGCTTTTAG